A single window of Euwallacea similis isolate ESF13 chromosome 32, ESF131.1, whole genome shotgun sequence DNA harbors:
- the LOC136418119 gene encoding ATP-binding cassette sub-family C member 4-like — MRWGCWSLMGLLLAVVGPVAPSSRRGRHRSVPVEGPRAEPLVAQQGANTRRDPFDPHKDSEEFRRDAPDDKRDFASRLSSTDQDPLIIRTTKGKVRGTTLTAATGKKVDAWLGIPYAQKPVGNLRFRHPRPFEKWEGVLNATKHPNSCVQIIDTLFGDFAGAQIWNPNTPLSEDCLYINVVVPRPRPTNAAVMLWVFGGGFYSGTNTLDVYDHNILVSEENVIVISMQYRVASLGFLYFGTADAPGNAGLFDQLMALQWVRDNVAAFGGNPQNVTLFGESAGAVSVSLHLLSPLSRNLFSQAIMESGSATAPWAVISREESILRGLRLAEAVKCPHDRSNLGAVVECLKKQDPMDLVNNEWGTLGICEFPFVPIIDGAFLDESPARAMANKNFKKTNILMGSNTEEGYYFIMYYLTELFRKEENVYISRPEFLRAVTELNPYVGPAARQAIIFEYTDWLNPDDPVANRNALDKMVGDYQFTCNVNEFAHRYAETGNNVYMYYYKHRTVANPWPSWTGVMHGEEINYVFGEPLNPAKSYTAQEVDLSKRIMRYFANFAKTGNPSLAPNGVWTATFWPLHTAYGREYLTLDVNSTATGRGPRLKQCAFWKKYLPQLQQLTAEMQQKPLMDNCTSGTTSLMAYRRVGYLLSLLGLVFSFFGAMIALTLLINSQVDDESSMDSTKKYDKTSSEDSASWLNKLFYCWVLPFFKLGYYNNLLLKDIYNCTKQDLSQELGNKLEQQWNQELLRAEKSKQKPSLKRAIWKTFAHSYMFYGLIIFLNSLFIKLSQPIVLGLYVRYFKKDVIRDPTYGWILGSAVIFMAFISLIAMHYCSVNCSREGMRVRIACSSLIYRKLLRLNHVSLGKTTAGQLVNLLSNDVARFDFAMPFLHYIWIMPIVGLGGFLVMYSYVGLAAIPTMIVMGLQAVFGQGHLSKLQGKYRGKIARLTDQRVKLMGEITAGIQVIKMYAWEQPFEKIVEIARRNEVDMITRTSYIKGFSLGLNVFVERATLYIAVISFVLLGNNITGEIVFSVAQLLNTIQLYMSILFPLAYSAYEEAKVSVRRIEEFLKSGENLTLSYSDQDSNSIKIVKGRASWLPNPIVHTLVDIHLDVKPGTLCCVVGPVGCGKSSLLQVILRELPLNMGKLEAPSKISYASQEPWLFTSNIRQNILFGMPFDKTRYAKVVEVCALQRDFEELPFGDKTQVGEKGTALSGGQRARVALARAVYREADTYLFDDPLSAVDAHVAKHLFEQCVQGFLAGKTRILVTHQVQFLKGADLIVIMSNGQINKIGTFAELENDVSALSKEVEHQKEENLEKDLETTKLAVPQLPKRERLRSVSSIISMVGTEPDETQELIEKGSIPTSTYTTYYKAGNTVFTLVLLVLMLIVAQIMCNASDMWVTYWTNKEELRNLQLPKQLTESNSTEFPENLKTTLANANLIEENSTTISFSDLTTIASVLLANDTATIRIQEEGMSQESYIWIYTLLIILAVILTSARSTMFYKICMNASKTLHNRMFANILKAPMAFFDANPSGRILNRFSKDMGAIDEVLPKCTLDMLQIFLVMSGILGMVFIVNPWMVIPAIILGFLFVYARKIYLASAQDVKRLEGTTKAPIFSHVSASLFGLSSIRAFKAQSMIIREFDTLQDQHTGTWSLLLQTSEALGFYLDIISTTFLTLVTFQFLILDSENATSGNVGLVIAQSLILTGMLQFGVRQSAEVASNMTSVERVLQYMRLEEEGPWETLPAYRPPTDWPKEGRVAFRHAYLRYTPDGSPSIKDLTLEFKAGEKIGIVGRTGAGKSSLVATLFRLAPVEGHVLIDDLDTADIGLRTLRSSISIIPQVPTLFSASLRYNLDPFEKCSDEQLYRAIEQVELKQSGASLETTVSEGGANFSAGQKQLICLARAIVRNHKILVMDEATANVDQQTDFLIQSTIRQLFRDCTVITIAHRINTIIDCDRVLVMDHGESVEFAAPHELLQEKDGYFAKMVSQTGEKMEAQLRKMAKESYERKNVVANGNFEQEGSQKVKEND, encoded by the exons ATGCGGTGGGGCTGCTGGTCCTTGATGGGGCTCCTGCTGGCAGTGGTGGGCCCTGTCGCGCCATCGTCCCGAAGGGGACGACACAGATCCGTCCCCGTTGAAGGGCCCAGGGCGGAACCCCTTGTGGCGCAACAAGGGGCCAATACTAGACGGGACCCTTTCGATCCCCATAAGGATTCTGAGGAGTTCAGAAG AGACGCTCCTGATGATAAACGCGATTTCGCAAGCCGACTTTCCTCGACAGACCAAGACCCCCTGATTATTCGAACCACCAAAGGAAAGGTCCGAGGCACCACACTGACTGCAGCCACAggaaaaaag GTAGACGCCTGGCTGGGTATTCCATACGCCCAGAAGCCAGTGGGCAACCTAAGGTTCAGACATCCCAGACCGTTCGAAAAGTGGGAGGGTGTTCTCAACGCAACTAAACACCCCAACTCATGTGTTCAAATTATAGATACTCTGTTTGGAGATTTCGCTG GAGCTCAAATATGGAATCCCAACACTCCTCTCAGTGAGGATTGTTTGTACATCAATGTGGTGGTACCGAGGCCGAGGCCTACGAATGCAGCTGTTATGTTATGGGTGTTTGGAGGAGGATTTTATTCTGGAACCAATACTTTGGATGTGTACGATCACAATATTTTG GTCTCAGAAGAAAACGTCATAGTAATCTCAATGCAGTACCGCGTAGCTTCCCTCGGATTCCTCTACTTCGGTACCGCAGACGCTCCCGGCAACGCCGGTCTCTTCGACCAACTGATGGCGCTTCAGTGGGTGCGAGACAACGTTGCCGCCTTCGGGGGTAATCCCCAAAACGTCACCCTCTTTGGTGAAAGCGCAGGAGCCGTCTCTGTGTCCTTGCACCTTCTATCGCCCCTGTcacgaaatttattttctcag GCTATAATGGAGTCTGGTAGCGCAACTGCCCCCTGGGCTGTGATATCCCGAGAGGAGAGCATCCTCAGAGGCCTAAGATTGGCCGAGGCTGTTAAGTGTCCTCACGACAGGAGCAATTTAGGGGCGGTAGTGGAGTGTCTCAAGAAGCAGGATCCTATGGATTTGGTGAACAACGAATGGGGCACTTTAGGGATATGTGAGTTTCCTTTCGTGCCCATCATAGATGGGGCCTTTCTAGATGAGTCTCCAGCGAGGGCTATGGCGAATAAAAACTTCAAGAAGACTAATATTTTGATGGGATCTAATACTGAGGAGGGGTACTACTTTATTATGTACTACCTTACGGAGCTGTTCAGGAAGGaggaaaatgtttatattaGCCG GCCAGAATTTTTGAGAGCTGTAACCGAATTGAACCCCTACGTAGGCCCTGCAGCCCGACAGGCTATAATCTTCGAATATACTGATTGGCTGAATCCGGATGATCCTGTAGCAAATCGAAATGCTTTAGATAAGATGGTGGGAGATTACCAGTTTACTTGTAACGTCAACGAATTCGCTCATAGATATGCCGAGACTGGCAACAATGTTTATATGTATTACTACAAACATCGAACG gTCGCAAATCCCTGGCCTTCTTGGACAGGAGTGATGCACGGGGAGGAAATAAACTACGTGTTCGGAGAACCGTTGAATCCAGCCAAATCCTACACCGCTCAAGAGGTAGACTTGTCCAAACGAATCATGCGATATTTCGCCAATTTCGCAAAAACTGGAAACCCTTCGTTGGCGCCTAATGGGGTGTGGACGGCCACTTTTTGGCCCCTGCATACGGCCTATGGTAGAGAATACCTCACCCTTGATGTAAACAGCACCGCCACTGGTAGGGGGCCTAGACTGAAGCAATGCGCCTTCTGGAAGAAGTATTTGCCACAGCTTCAACAGCTCACCG ccGAAATGCAACAAAAGCCTCTTATGGATAATTGCACTAGCGGCACAACGAGCCTAATGGCTTACCGACGAGTAGGGTATCTACTTTCCCTTTTAGGGTTGGTTTTCAGCTTCTTCGGTGCCATGATCGCGT TGAcactattaattaattctcaaGTTGACGACGAAAGTAGTATGGATTCAACGAAAAAGTACGATAAAACCAGTTCTGAGGATTCGGCAAGTTGGTTgaataaactattttattg ttgggttctaccattttttaagttgGGTTATTACAATAATCTGCTCCTCAAGGACATCTACAATTGCACAAAACAAGACTTATCCCAGGAATTGGGAAATAAATTAGAACA ACAATGGAATCAAGAGCTACTTAGAGCtgaaaaaagcaaacaaaaaccGAGCCTAAAACGCGCAATATGGAAGACTTTTGCACACTCCTACATGTTTTATGGTCTGATCATATTTCTCAACTCATTGTTCATAAA ACTTTCCCAGCCAATTGTCTTGGGATTATATGTCAGATATTTCAAGAAAGATGTCATAAGAGATCCAACATATGGGTGGATTCTTGGATCAGCAGTAATATTTATGGCTTTTATCAGCCTAATTGCAATGCATTATTGTTCAGTTAATTGTTCTCGAGAAGGAATGAGGGTGAGAATTGCTTGCAGCTCTCTCATCTACCGCAAA CTGCTAAGACTAAACCATGTTTCCTTGGGCAAAACTACTGCAGGACAACTAGTCAATTTGCTATCCAATGATGTAGCTAGATTTGATTTTGCAATGCCCTTCTTGCACTATATCTGGATTATGCCAATAGTAGGTTTAGGAGGTTTTTTAGTTATGTACAGCTATGTAGGCCTAGCCGCTATTCCTACTATGATTGTAATGGGTCTACAAGCAGTATTTGGACAGGGGCATCTGTCCAAGCTGCAAGGCAAATATCGAGGAAAAATAGCCCGGCTTACGGATCAAAGAGTAAAATTAATGGGCGAAATTACAGCGGGTATCCAGGTTATTAAGATGTATGCTTGGGAGCAGccatttgagaaaattgtGGAAATTGCTCGAAG GAATGAGGTGGACATGATCACACGCACCTCGTATATCAAAGGCTTTTCCTTAGGTTTAAATGTGTTTGTTGAAAGGGCCACTCTATATATTGCAGTCATTTCTTTTGTGCTGCTTGGTAATAATATTACAG GTGAAATTGTGTTCTCTGTGGCCCAGTTACTTAACACCATCCAACTCTATATGTCCATTCTATTCCCCCTTGCATATTCTGCCTATGAGGAGGCCAAAGTTTCTGTAAGGAGAATTGAGGAGTTTTTGAAGAGTGGcgaaaatttaactttaagtTACTCAGATCAAG ATTCCAATAGTATTAAAATCGTCAAAGGAAGGGCCAGTTGGCTCCCAAATCCAATAGTGCATACTTTAGTGGACATTCATTTGGATGTAAAACCGGGTACTCTTTGTTGCGTTGTAGGGCCTGTGGGTTGCGGCAAAAGCTCTCTTTTACAG GTTATTTTAAGGGAGCTGCCTTTGAACATGGGCAAGCTAGAGGCGCCTTCAAAGATATCTTACGCCTCTCAGGAGCCTTGGTTGTTTACCTCGAATATTcggcaaaatattttatttggaatgCCATTTGACAAAACAAG GTACGCTAAAGTGGTAGAAGTCTGTGCCCTTCAACGAGATTTCGAGGAACTTCCTTTCGGTGACAAAACTCAAGTCGGTGAAAAGGGCACTGCTTTAAGCGGGGGGCAAAGAGCAAGAGTGGCCTTAGCTAGGGCTGTGTATAGGGAGGCTGACACTTATCTTTTTGACGACCCCTTAAGTGCCGTGGATGCTCATGTGGCTAAACATTTATTCGAACAGTGCGTTCAGGGATTTCTGGCTGGAAAGACCAGAATATTAGTCACGCATCAGGTGCAATTTCTGAAAGGGGCTGATTTGATTGTAATTATGAGCAAT GGACAAATCAACAAAATAGGAACTTTTGCCGAATTAGAAAACGACGTATCAGCTCTTTCAAAAGAAGTGGAACACCAAAAGGAAGAGAACCTCGAAAAGGATTTGGAAACAACAAAATTGGCTGTTCCACAGCTGCCTAAAAGAGAGAGATTGCGTTCTGTTTCCTCGATAATT agTATGGTCGGTACTGAGCCCGATGAGACTCAAGAACTTATAGAGAAAGGTTCAATTCCAACGTCAACTTACACTACCTATTACAAGGCTGGAAATACAGTGTTTACACTGgtacttttagttttaatgCTGATCGTGGCTCAAATTATGTGTAATGCTTCTGATATGTGGGTGACGTATTG GACCAACAAGGAGGAATTGCGAAATTTGCAGTTACCAAAACAACTAACGGAATCCAATTCTACAGAGTtccctgaaaatttgaaaaccaCTCTTGCCAATGCAAATCTCATAGAAGAAAACTCAACAACCATTAGTTTTTCGGATTTAACTACCATTGCTTCAGTCTTACTTGCTAATGATACTGCTACTATTAGAATACAAGAAGAGGGCATGTCTCAAGAATCTTATATCTGGATCTACacgttattgataattttggcCGTTATCCTTACCAGCGCCCG CTCGACAATGTTCTACAAAATTTGCATGAACGCATCGAAAACTTTGCACAACCGGATGTTTGCCAACATACTGAAAGCCCCAATGGCTTTCTTCGACGCCAATCCTTCCGGGAGGATCTTGAATCGGTTTTCCAAGGATATGGGAGCTATTGATGAGGTGTTGCCCAAGTGCACGTTGGACATGTTGCAGATTTTCTTGGTGATGTCTGGGATTTTGGGCATG GTGTTTATTGTGAATCCGTGGATGGTAATCCCAGCAATAATCCTGGGTTTCCTCTTTGTTTATGCCCGTAAAATCTACTTGGCGTCAGCGCAAGATGTCAAACGCTTGGAGGGAACTACCAAAGCCCCTATTTTCTCCCACGTCTCTGCCAGTCTTTTTGGCTTGTCCAGCATCCGAGCCTTTAAGGCTCAAAGCATGATTATCCGCGAATTTGATACACTCCAG GACCAACATACTGGTACTTGGAGCTTACTCCTACAAACCAGCGAAGCATTGGGCTTTTATTTGGACATAATCAGTACCACATTCCTGACTTTGGTAACGTTCCAGTTTCTGATCTTAGACAGCGAAAATGCTACCAGCGGCAATGTCGGGCTCGTAATAGCTCAAAGTCTGATTTTGACAGGGATGCTTCAATTCGGAGTGCGCCAATCGGCTGAAGTAGCTTCCAATATGACTAGCGTGGAAAGAGTCTTGCAATATATGCGCTTAGAGGAGGAAGGTCCTTGGGAAACCCTCCCCGCCTATCGGCCTCCTACCGATTGGCCGAAAGAAGGGCGTGTCGCTTTTAGGCACGCTTATTTGCGATACACTCCCGACGGCTCGCCCTCCATCAAAGACTTGACGCTAGAATTTAAAGCAGGAGAGAAAATTGGGATTGTTGGCAGAACTGGGGCGGGAAAGTCTTCGTTGGTGGCCACTCTGTTTCGTTTAGCTCCAGTGGAAGGACACGTGCTTATCGACGACTTGGATACAGCAGATATAGGACTGCGCACCCTTCGGTCTTCAATCTCCATTATTCCGCAAGTGCCCACTTTGTTCTCCGCTAGTCTCAGGTACAACTTGGATCCCTTCGAGAAATGCTCGGATGAGCAGCTGTATAGAGCGATAGAACAAGTGGAGCTAAAGCAAAGCGGAGCTTCTCTTGAGACTACAGTGAGTGAAGGCGGAGCCAATTTCAGCGCCGGTCAGAAACAACTCATATGTCTCGCACGGGCAATAGTTAG AAACCATAAAATCTTGGTAATGGACGAAGCTACAGCCAACGTAGATCAGCAGACAGATTTTCTCATTCAAAGCACCATTCGTCAGCTGTTTCGTGACTGCACAGTCATCACTATAGCTCACAG AATCAATACTATAATCGATTGCGATCGTGTTTTGGTAATGGACCATGGAGAGTCGGTGGAATTTGCTGCACCCCACGAATTATTACAGGAAAAAGATGGATATTTTGCTAAAATGGTCTCACAAACTGGAGAGAAGATGGAGGCACAGCTGCGCAAAATGGCGAAGGAGTCCTATGAGCGAAAGAATGTTGTTGCCAATGGTAATTTTGAGCAGGAGGGTAGCCAGAAAGTCAAAGAAAATGACTGA
- the LOC136418065 gene encoding rRNA methyltransferase 3, mitochondrial, protein MICKSLTNVSFVNYQQIRFLPRFTNLAVLKGKPQLVETTNSIASKKTPPETQELFVSSTVKTYENNHSLHPESLVIRSKSSKKPCVAPVKPMTVTRQLINAQALKKGPILDECGQVVYSKMHNNDTRITKIMSEVKTNQKKSGLMLLEGKRLIREALLTGCELEYLLFSRIDEVDYLKPYFPKFGRLYKMPYKEMQVWSKLTTSPGIVGIFQIPKSENFVPKNPLPLTIICDNIREPSNLGSILRTSSGVGCEKLILTKGCTNVWDDKVLRSACGAHFRTKLCKDISWNNIKSQVSPDAIVFLADNNVLSNSSSDSIEDLNEVIDNIPVMPYYSVDFSKLPHIVLIIGGETEGLSAESYKLAKEFKGARLNVPLSNGVNSLNSAIALGIISFEFKRQICKETL, encoded by the coding sequence ATGATTTGCAAAAGCTTAACAAATGTATCCTTCGTCAACTACCAACAAATCAGATTCCTGCCACGCTTTACTAACTTGGCAGTCTTGAAGGGAAAACCACAACTTGTTGAAACTACCAACTCTATAGCATCCAAGAAAACCCCACCTGAGACTCAAGAGTTGTTTGTCTCGAGTACTGTAAAAACTTATGAAAACAACCATTCTCTGCATCCTGAAAGTCTGGTTATTCGTTctaaatcatcaaaaaagCCCTGTGTTGCTCCTGTTAAACCTATGACAGTAACCAGACAACTTATTAATGCTCAAGCGCTTAAAAAAGGCCCTATTTTAGATGAATGTGGCCAAGTAGTTTACAGTAAGATGCATAATAATGACACAAGAATCACCAAGATCATGTCTGAAGTTAAAACTAATCAGAAAAAGAGTGGGTTGATGTTACTGGAAGGCAAAAGACTAATAAGGGAAGCCCTTTTGACTGGTTGTGAATTGGAATATCTGCTTTTCAGCCGTATAGATGAAGTAGATTATTTAAAACCATACTTCCCGAAATTTGGCCGCCTCTATAAGATGCCTTATAAAGAGATGCAAGTGTGGTCTAAGTTGACAACTAGCCCAGGCATTGTGGGCATTTTTCAAATCccaaaatctgaaaattttgtGCCCAAAAACCCATTACCACTGACCATCATCTGTGACAACATTCGAGAACCCAGTAATTTAGGTTCAATCCTAAGAACTTCCAGTGGTGTTGGTTGTGagaagttaattttaacaaaaggTTGTACCAATGTTTGGGATGATAAAGTGTTGCGAAGTGCCTGTGGAGCCCATTTCAGGACCAAACTTTGTAAAGATATTTCATGGAATAATATTAAATCACAAGTATCTCCTGATGCTATAGTTTTTCTTGCtgataataatgttttaagtAATAGTTCAAGCGACAGTATTGAGGATTTAAATGAAGTAATTGACAATATTCCTGTAATGCCATATTACTCAGTAGACTTCAGTAAGTTGCCCCACATAGTTTTGATAATTGGAGGTGAAACTGAAGGTTTGAGTGCAGAGTCTTATAAATTAGCAAAAGAATTCAAGGGGGCCAGGTTAAATGTACCTCTTAGTAATGGAGTAAATAGTTTAAATAGTGCTATAGCTTTAGGAATTATAAGTTTTGAGTTTAAGAGGCAGATTTGTAAAGAAACATTGTAG
- the LOC136418069 gene encoding reticulocalbin-2, giving the protein MKFVAIQCSGLIIISLTLQYCLFSFGAVVHKSHHHGAHDHNSLNQERESDGAYSPNDHVHYEESANRHNQFEHEAILGSAKEAEEYDHLPPEEAKKHLAILLEKMDTSKDGFIDRSELKAWIIRSFRMLSKEEANERLNDADENHDGKVSWTEYLSDTYGVDSNEDDSLRFHEENLHLISEDKEMWEAADRDHDGLLNSTEFQAFSNPEEDPDMVMLVLNQTLNNKDTDKDGSISFQEYIGERGVELNKENLLAEKHKFDEEYDKDQDGKLSGQEILSWIVPSNEEIAEDEVIHLFAHSDDDHNDLLSFDEILDHYETFVGSEVTDYGDHLHNLHQFDDEL; this is encoded by the exons ATGAAATTTGTTGCCATTCAGTGCAGCGGTCTTATTATTATCTCTTTAACTTTGCAATATTGCCTCTTTTCATTTGGAGCAGTCGTTCATAAAAGTCATCATCATGGAGCTCACGATCACAATAGTTTAAATCAAGAGCGGGAGAGTGATGGGGCGTATTCCCCCAATGATCATGTACATTATGAGGAGTCAG CAAATCGCCACAATCAGTTTGAGCATGAAGCCATATTAGGAAGTGCCAAAGAGGCTGAAGAGTATGACCACTTACCTCCTGAAGAGGCAAAGAAGCATCTTGCCATCCTCTTGGAGAAAATGGACACATCAAAGGATGGGTTCATCGATAGGAGTGAATTAAAAGCTTGGATAATAAGATCTTTTAG AATGTTATCAAAGGAAGAAGCCAATGAGAGATTAAATGATGCAGATGAAAATCACGACGGCAAAGTGTCATGGACAGAATATTTGTCTGACACTTATGGTGTTGATTCTAATGAAGATGATTCTCTCAGATTCcatgaagaaaatttacat CTGATTTCTGAGGACAAAGAAATGTGGGAAGCAGCTGATAGGGACCATGATGGTTTGTTAAACTCAACAGAATTCCAAGCATTTTCTAACCCAGAAGAAGATCCAGATATGGTTATGCTGGTACTTAATCAGACATTAAATAATAAGGATACTGATAAGGATGGGAGCATAAGTTTTCAG gaaTATATTGGTGAGAGAGGTGTGGAgttaaacaaagaaaatttgttAGCTGAGAAGCACAAATTTGACGAGGAATATGACAAAGACCAGGATGGAAAATTGTCAGGGCAAGAAATTTTGTCTTGGATTGTTCCTAGCAACGA GGAAATTGCAGAGGATGAAGTGATTCATTTGTTCGCGCATAGCGATGATGATCACAATGATCTCTTaagttttgatgaaattctgGATCACTATGAGACTTTTGTTGGCAGTGAGGTCACTGATTATGGAGATCACTTGCACAATTTGCATCAGTTTGATGATGAATTGTGA